CATATTTCAATCATTAAAAGAAAATAATCTTCATTTTGGCGTGAATCGTGAGAGAGAGGCGGGGAGTATGCAGGGCTATGTCCAGGCATTCGGCAATCGGCTGAATCGCATCAATGAACGTGTAGTTGGGGGATTGATGGCACTGCTGCTGGCAGATGTCTGGATCGGTGTACTGGATCGCTATCTTTTTCACTGGCAGATCAGCTGGGTCGAGGAGTTAGCCAGATACATCATGATCTGGGCCATATTGCTGGCGGTGCCCTGTTGCAGTGTGCGGCGTGAACACATCGGTCTGGACATGCTGTCACGCCATTTTTCAGCCCGCGCCCGTCTGCTGCTGACCGTGCTCATCGATCTGCTAACCCTGACATTTTTCGCCTATCTGGCATTTGCCGGGACCAGCCTGGTGCAGAAAGGGTTCGGTCAGCTTTCTTCAGTGTTTGGTTTGACCATGGCACTGCCGTATGCCGCCATTCCTGTGTCCTGCGGGCTGGCTGCATTGCAGACCCTGCTGCGGCTGCTGGTGGATCTTGCCGAAGTGAATGCGGCCCGCAGTCACACCACCCCTGCTGCATTGAACAGCAAAACTCACTGACTGGCGCGCCGGAGGATATTTCATCATGGCAATAGGTATCACACTTCTGGCATTGCTGCTGATCGGAGCGCCGGTAGCCATCGCCCTCGGCACGGCAGGATTGATTGGCCTGTTCAGCATGGGGGGCTGGCATTTCGCCGAGCTGGCACCGGGCAAGGTGTTCAATGGCCTGAATATTTTTCCCTTTCTGGCCATGCCGTTCTTCATTCTGGCGGGGGAGATCATGAACCACACCGGCATCACCTCGCGCCTGATTCT
This genomic interval from Pokkaliibacter sp. MBI-7 contains the following:
- a CDS encoding TRAP transporter small permease codes for the protein MQGYVQAFGNRLNRINERVVGGLMALLLADVWIGVLDRYLFHWQISWVEELARYIMIWAILLAVPCCSVRREHIGLDMLSRHFSARARLLLTVLIDLLTLTFFAYLAFAGTSLVQKGFGQLSSVFGLTMALPYAAIPVSCGLAALQTLLRLLVDLAEVNAARSHTTPAALNSKTH